A window of Oscillatoria sp. FACHB-1406 contains these coding sequences:
- a CDS encoding helix-turn-helix domain-containing protein: protein MSEFQIYTELLQQLMQERGISSFRQFCQQSGLSARQLLRLRRGELLQMRIEDALKVSSTLQIPLQGLIEQFTATPAAGSVAEFKAGSEEEGKKTEDFKALQQEYLQLQQHLQDQRELLMQEFQRSSLQAIESWLVSWSAAATKAKENPDLPATRLLPLVKPLEQLLQQWQVEAIATVGEELQYDPQLHQPVEGTAQPGERVRVRYAGYRHRGQLLFRAKVSPVS from the coding sequence GTGTCTGAGTTTCAAATTTACACGGAATTATTACAGCAGTTGATGCAGGAACGAGGAATTTCGAGTTTTCGACAATTTTGTCAGCAATCGGGACTGTCGGCGCGTCAACTGCTGCGCTTGCGTCGAGGAGAATTGTTGCAAATGCGGATCGAGGATGCGTTGAAGGTTAGCTCGACACTGCAAATTCCCTTGCAAGGTTTAATCGAACAATTTACGGCGACTCCTGCGGCCGGGAGTGTAGCGGAGTTTAAGGCAGGATCGGAAGAGGAAGGGAAAAAGACTGAGGATTTCAAGGCTTTGCAACAAGAATACTTGCAGTTGCAACAGCACTTGCAAGACCAGCGCGAACTGCTGATGCAAGAGTTTCAGCGCAGTAGTTTGCAAGCGATCGAATCTTGGTTAGTCTCTTGGTCGGCGGCGGCGACCAAGGCAAAAGAAAATCCCGATTTACCGGCAACGAGATTATTGCCTTTGGTCAAACCGCTCGAGCAACTGCTACAGCAATGGCAGGTAGAAGCGATCGCGACGGTAGGAGAAGAACTCCAGTACGATCCCCAACTCCATCAGCCGGTTGAAGGAACGGCGCAACCCGGCGAGCGGGTGCGCGTGCGTTACGCGGGTTATCGCCATCGAGGGCAACTGCTGTTCCGCGCTAAAGTGAGTCCTGTGTCTTAG